A window of the Brassica napus cultivar Da-Ae chromosome A2, Da-Ae, whole genome shotgun sequence genome harbors these coding sequences:
- the LOC125584560 gene encoding uncharacterized protein LOC125584560, with amino-acid sequence MPQNFILEIEVLDCSGIDFFMGPFPPSYKNEYILVAVDYVAKWVEAITSPTNDGLLKKNGVKHKVVIAYHPQTSGQIEVSYREIKSILQKTVGTARKDWSLKLDDALWVYITAYKTPLGTTPYHLVYGKDFHLPFKLEYKAAWAVKQLNFDIKSAKERLKLFHGKLKPRWSGPFTIKEVRPYGAVVLLDPNSREFVVNGQRLKLYLAETTIA; translated from the exons ATGCCTCAGAACTTCATACTCGAGATCGAGGTATTAGACTGCTCGGGGATCGACttcttcatgggaccattcccacCATCATATAAGAACGAGTACATACTAGTGGCTGTGGATTATGTTGCGAAGTGGGTAGAGGCAATCACCAGCCCCACTAATGAT GGCCTCTTAAAGAAGAACGGGGTCAAGCATAAGGTTGTGATTGCATACCATCCACAGACAAGTGGCCAAATTGAAGTGTCTTATAGAGAGATCAAGAGTATCCTGCAGAAAACAGTCGGAACTGCACGCAAAGACTGGTCTCTAAAACTAGATGATGCGCTATGGGTTTACATAACAGCCTACAAAACGCCACTAGGGACCACTCCATATCATCTGGTCTATGGCAAAGATTTTCACCTCCCTTTCAAACTTGAGTACAAGGCAGCATGGGCTGTCAAACAACTCAACTTCGATATCAAATCAGCCAAGGAAAG GCTGAAACTATTCCATGGGAAGTTGAAGCCCAGATGGTCCGGTCCGTTCACTATCAAGGAAGTCAGACCATATGGAGCGGTGGTGTTACTGGATCCGAATAGCAGAGAGTTCGTTGTTAATGGTCAGCGTCTAAAGCTATATCTTGCTGAAACGACAATCGCATAA